The region GCGGTAACGCCAAAAGCCATGCAGGGGCCAATCCAACCGGGTTGGCCCCTTTTGCGTGCGCCCGCGACCCGACTGTCCTATGGCCCGACCCGGCCCCGCGAGAACGTCTGTGGGGTGTCATCCACATCAGATGAGGATATTTTTCGAGGGGACAGTGCGGGTTGGTGCGACGTGTTGCAACAAGCTGAACCGTGGATGCGAGGTAGTCACAGACAATCTCCGAAGAGAGGGGAAAAACGAGGGTATCGTACAGCAAGCGGGCCATAGAATTACAAAGTATATCCACGAGAAGTGGGCAATGGAGACACAGGACGGGGGGTATTGTCGTGCGTGGCGGCGGAGTATTCAGCGACGAGGAGATTCAGTTGTTGCGAGGATTACCGGCGGTGGCGAATGTGACGCGTAATCGTATCACCTATTCCGATGCTTTCAAGCAGGTGTGCACCATCCGATATCTTGCGGGGGAATCTCCGACCAAAATCTTCCGTGAGGCGGGATTGCCACCGGATCTGGTCGGGTGCAAGCGCATTGAACGCAGCGTGGCTCGTTGGAAGGCCGCCGCCATCAAATCAGTGAGCGGCAACGATCACCTGGATAACAGCGAGATCATTGCGCAGCTCGTTGAACGGTACAAGCGTACTTTGGTGACGAGGCGGAATCTTGACAATATGGCGTCCGGCGTTCCGGATTCGAGCGTTCCCGTTATGTCCGAAGGCGCTGTCGGCGCGCATGTTTCGATCAGTGCGCTCGACGGTGATACCGCTGGCATCATCATCAAGCAGCAGGCACGCCGCATCGATGAGCTGGAACGTGCCAATGCTTCCTTGCTCGACAAGCTCAACAAGGCGATCCCGTCCCCGACTGTTGACAACTAAAACCATTCGTCTGCTTGATTGACATGTGGATTTTTCGGGCAGGCTACCCCGCGATTTGCATAAAATGCCCCCATCTGGCATGCGGCAAATATGGTTTGCGCTATATGTGGCAGAGTCTCGCGGAAAAAAAGAGGTTAGAGGGTATGATTTATCCCCTCTAACTACCTTGCATTCAAGATGGTCTGCCACATATAGTGAAAATCAGTTTTTGAAAAGATGCGAATCTGCCACATATAAGGCATATGGGTGTGTTTCGCGGTGCGAACAATGGCGGAGATTGTGCGGCTCCCGCGGTAGGGTGTGAACATTATGACTTTTGGGAATACGAAAACCGAAAAAACCGGTACAAGCACGTCCGGCGCGACGGAAACCGCGCACATCAAATCCGTCGAAAGCCTCGACCAAAGCAATGAAATGGAGCGAGGCCTGAAAAACCGCCACGTCCAGTTCATCGCCATCGGCGGCACCATCGGCACTGGCCTGTTCCTAGGCTCCGGCAAGTCGATTGCACTGACCGGTCCGAGCATCATTTTCGTGTACATCGGTGTCGGCCTGATCATGTTCCTGCTGATGCGTGCCATCGGCGAAATGATGTACAGCGACCCCAGCCAGCACACGTTCATCAATTTCATCACGCGCTATCTCGGCCGCGGGTGGGGTAAGTTCGCCGGCTGGACGTATTGGATCGTGCTCATTCTGACCGGCATGACCGAAATCACTGCCGTAAGCACGTATTTCGTAACGTTCTTCGGCACATTCGGCATAGACCTGAACTCGTGGAAGTGGCTGATCGAACTGTGCTTCCTCGTGGCGCTCACTGGCATCAATCTGATTGCGGTGAAAGTGTTCGGCGAGGCGGAATTCTGGTTCTCCATGATCAAGATCACGCTGATCGTCGGCCTGATCGTCACCGCCATCGTGATGCTAGTCATCGGCTTCAGCTACCCTGCCACGCATATCGAGGGCGTGGACGGCACAGTGTCGGGCGCCACGGTGAGCCTCACGAACATCACCGACGGCTTCCAGCTCGCGCCGAACGGCTGGATGAACTTCTTCATGAGCTTCCAAATGGTGTTTTTCGCCTACCAGCTCATCGAATTCGTGGGTGTCACGGTGTCGGAAACGCAGAATCCGCGCGAGGTGCTGCCGAAGGCCGTGAACGAGCTGATCATGCGTATTCTGATCTTCTACGTGGGTGCGCTGATCGCGATCATGGCTATTGTGCCGTGGCGTAATTTCCACGAGAATTCCGACGGCTCGTTCGGTTCGCCGTTCATCATGGTATTCAAATATGCGGGTCTTGATTGGGCTGCCGCACTGGTGTTCTTTGTGGTGATTACGGCTGCCGCGTCGGCGTTGAATTCGCTGATTTATTCGGCCGGTCGCCACTTGTATCAGCTCGCTTCGGATTCTGAGTCGCCTGCGATGGCTCGTTTGGCTGAAGTTTCCGAACACAAGGTGCCTGCGAAGGCGATTGTCGTTTCGGGTTGCATGATTCTGTTCTCCCCGATTATCAACGCGATTCCAGGCATTTCCGGCGCGTTCGTGCTGTTCGCTTCAGCCGCCAGCGCTGTGGTGATTTTTATTTACGTGCTGACGATGCTCGCCCACCACAAGTATCGTCAGAGCAGTGATTTTCTGCCAGACGGTTTCGTCATGCCCGCTTGGCAGGTGCTTGATTGGATTGCGATCGCGTTCTTTGTGCTCGTGTATGTCACGTTGTTCCTGTCGGCGGACACGCTTGGTTCTGCGATCGCCGGTCTGATTTGGCTGGTTGCGTTCGGCGGATATTGCCTGCTGCACGAACGATTCCAGAATCGCGATCTTAAGGAAGCCTTGCAGCAGTAGCGTTTGCGGGTAACGCAGGATACAAGTAAGGGGCGTCTGCCGAACGTGAGTGCATCACATACGTTCGGCAAACGCCCCTTTTCAGTATGGTCTTTGCGCGAATCCCCATTATGGGATTCAGCGCACTTTAGCCGATGTAGTCGGCCTCGTTCGTTGGGCTGGACGGCACGGCATGATCTTCCGTAACCTTGCCCAAGCCAGACAAATACGCTTCACGACCAGCTTCAATCGCCTTCTTGAACGCGCGTGCCATCAGCGGAATATTGCCGGCGGAAGCGATGGCCGTGTACGCCATCACCGCGTCCGCGCCCATTTCCATGGCTTCCGCAGCCTGGCTCGGACGGCCAATACCAGCGTCGATAATCACCGGAACATTGGAATTCTTGATAATCACTTCAATGAAATCGCGTGCACGCAGGCCCTTATTCGAGCCGATCATCGCGCCAAGCGGCATCACGCAAGCCGCACCTGCGTCTTCAAGACGCTTCGCCGCAATCGGATCGGGGAACATGTACGGCATGACCACGAAGCCTTCTTTTGCCAGCTGTTTCGTGGCTTTGATGGTTTCCTCATTGTCGGGCAGCAGATACTTCGCCTCATGCTCGATCTCCACCTTCACGAAATCCGTCTGGCATACTTCGCGCGCGAGACGGGCAATACGCACCGCTTCCTCGGCATTGCGTGCGCCGGACGTGTTCGGCAGCATGGTGATGCCCTTCGGAATGTAGTCGAGCAGATTGTTTTCGGTGGTACGGCAGCGACGCAACGCCATGGTGACGATTTGCGTACCCGCGTTCTCAATGGTCGCCTTGATGAGGTTCAGATCGTAGCGGCCGGAACCGAGAATGAAACGGCTCGTGAATTTGTGACCGCCGAGGATCAGCGGGTCAGCGTCGCCGGTGGCGATTTCGTCATACGCGTGCGCATCCGGTTCCGGCAGCAGTGCGGTGTTCGTGGTGGTGCCGACCAGCTCGTCGAGTGTGGCATTCGGTGCCGCTGCGAAATCTTTTTCCGCGGTGGTGATCGTGTTTTCGGTGCTCATGGTTAATCCTTACTATGCGATTAGTGTCGTGTCATTCGTTGCGATTTGCGATTGCAACTTGCGTTTGCGTTTGCGTTTCGCTGTCAGGCGTCTTCTTCGCCGAGAATCAAGCGAGTGATCATATTGGCTTCGTGGCAGGCGACCACACCCACGCGCGGTGCCATTAGACCAGCGCCCGGCACTGGAGCGGTTTCGCCGTCGCCGCAGAAGTAGAAATTCTTCGAAACGCGACGAGTATTCACCAAATTGGAACTGCGGAATCCCGCCATTCCAGAAGCACTCACCAGCTTCTTGTTCGGCAGATTCTCAAGTACGGCATTCACCAGCATCGTCTTGTTTTCCGGCACGTCGAACGCTTCGCAGATAATATCTTCATTGCCGAACAGCATCGGCACGTTCTCGTCGGTCACTTTCACGGTATCAATGGTGATATCGATAAAAGGATTGATCTGACGCAAGTTACTGCGCAATGCTTCCGTCTTGTACTGCCCAAGATCCTTCAAAAAATACTGCTGACGATTCAGATTCGTCATATCCACGCGATCAAAATCAATCAAATGCAGGTGACCGACGCCAATGCGGGTCAACGCCACCGCAATGGTGGATCCAAGGCCGCCGCAGCCGCAAATGGCCACGTGCGCCGCGTCGAGCTTGTCTTGCGTGGCCGCGGTGTGACGGTCGAGCAGGGCCGCGCGGATTTCTTCGCGGCTGACGAGCGTGGTCGGGTCGGGCTGGTTGTCGAAAGCGTGCTGGCGGGCGTCGATCTGCGCCTGCGATATGGATGATTCAAAAGTCATGGTTGTTCTCGTATTCTCGTTTTCCGTTCGTGTGTTGTTTTTGCCGGGTTGGTTGTGTTTTGTATGTTCTTGCGATTGTTACGCGTATATTGCGCCGGTTGTAATCGCAAGAAATTTTGAAAGTGGTTCAGCCGCCCTGCACGAACGTGACGATTTCCAACGTATCGGTGCCCTTGAGCTGCGTCTGCGCACGCTGGGTGCGAGGCACGATTTCGCCGTTGAGCTCGACAGCCACGCGGTCGGCGCGCAATCCCTTGCTTTCGATGAGTTCGGCCACGGTGATTGGCGTGGCGATGTTCTCTTCCTTACCGTTGATGATCATTGCGGTTCCCTTCTGCGTCTGTCATGACACATGCTTCCTGCGCTCCAAATGTCCGTTTCTGCAGAATCGGACACTCAGTGCTGGTACGAAAAAAGGGTCGCCGAAGGAGCCGTACCCTATGAGGTGGTGCGCCCCTCCGTGACCCTAATCACGCGATATTCGGTTATCGCGAACGGAAGATGAGATACGCCTTGCGGCGCGAACAACCCGTCTCCTTACGGCGGCATTACCCGCATCAAGTCCTCGGTCGAAGCTTTATGAGCTCCCTCTCAGCCTTTCGGCTCCCGTTCGGTTGTGCCTTTATCTTCGCGCACGCGCCCGACAAGCTTGCGCCGGTTCACGTTGGGTTAGTCTTGATGTGAACATGTGCGAATCGGCTGCGTGCTTGCAAGGAAGGGGAAGATGATGATGAACGGTGAGTTGGCAGGATTTACGATTCCTCGGCTCGGCATGGGAACGATGGCTTTGGCGATTGAGGGGCGTCCGGATCGCAATACTGCGATTCGTACGATTCACGCCGGTTTGGACGCGGGTGTTCGCTATTTGGATACGGCTTGGTCATATTATCTGCCGAGCGAGCCTGGCACTGGCACTGCGAAAGATTTGGGGTACGGCGAAAAGTTGGTGCGTGATGCGCTCGCTTCGTGGAATGGCCCCCGAGATGAAGTTCTGGTCGCCACGAAAACTGGCTATCGACGCACCATGGAGGTCCCCGCTTTTGTTGCTCCTGCGTCCGATTCTGGAGAATCGGACAAACAGGGTGCCGGATTTGGAGTACAGATGTCCGATTCACCAGAATCGGACACTCAGAGGCGGGATTCTGAGGGATGCAGCCGTCGGCCTGGCGAGGAACGCCAGCATTTGCAGGCGGCGGGCAGTCAATACGGGTGGATGGCGGATTCGCGCCCCGAAACCATGATTCGTGACGCCAAGGAATCCGCGCTGCACTTGGGCGTCGATACGCTCGACCTGTTGTATTCGCACGGCCCCGATCCCGCGGTTCCTTACGAAGACCAATGCGGCGCGTTGAAACAGCTGCTCGACGAAGGCGTGATCAAATATGCGGGCATCTCCCGTGTGAATAACGAGCAGATCGATCTTGCGCGCAGCATTATCGGCAACGGATTGATCGCCGTGCAGAACCAGTTCTCGCCATCGCACCCTGATCCTGAACGTACGATGGAGCACTGCAAGGAGTTGGGGCTTGCATTCGTTTGTTGGAGTCCGCTCGGAGGCTTTCTTGACGCGTTCGACCAGCGCGCGTACGACCCGTTCCGTGAAGTCGCAGGCAATCATGGCTGCTCCTACCAGCGCGTGGTCCTCGCTTGGGAACTGAGCCGTTACAGCCGCCTGTTCACCATTCCCAGCGCCCGCAATCCTCAGGAGATCAACGATTCCTTCGCCGCCACCGAATTGACGCTTACACCGGACGAACTGGCGATGCTGAACGCGTCAGTCGACGCCCGTCGCGGCTGAGTTTCAAGCAGCCCGTACGATTGGCCGCGCCCGATTCCGCACAATAATTGCGATTCGGCCCGCGGCCATTTTCGTCTCTTTCGTAATTTCCGCGGCTTTCGTACCATCTCGGCCTTCTGTGCACCGCAGAATCACCCGAAAATAACTTACGATATAAATTGTTTACACTGTAAGATATTATGACGGCGATTGCAACGTAAGGAGGTGCCGCGTGGGTTTTGAAGAGGAACTATTCCACGAATTAGCGACCAGCACATGGGATAAACGCTCGCGCATGCAGCAGGAGATGGCGAAAGGCGCGAAGGGTGAACCCTTTGCGGTGCAGGAACTGTATAGGAAGGGCCCGCTGACGCCATCGCAACTCGCCGCTTCGATGAAGACCACCACCGGACGCGTGTCCGCACTGTTGTCCGCACTGGAGAAAAAAGGCCAGATCACGCGTGAATCCGACCCTGACGATCGCCGTGTGGTACACGTGAACCTTACCAAAGCCGGCAGGGAGCGCGCCGAACGTCAGCGCGAAAGCATGCGAGAGGCGATCTGCTGGATCTTCTCGCAAATGGGGGAGCGACGCGCGCGCGAATTCGTTGAGCTTACCGAGGAATTCACCACGTACATGTCACTGTGCATGCCCGGCAAGCCGCGTCCGACCCCAGAAGAGGTCGCCAAGGCATTCTCAGAAAACACACAGGAAGTTGCATAATACTTCACACTGCAAGAAATTTACAGTGTAAACAATCGTGGTTCGAGAATCGCAAATCAGCTAATCGAATTAACCAAGCCAACAAAACGTAAGAGAAGGAACCAAGCATGCTTCGCATTGTGCGATACCTCTCCAAAGCGGAGATAGTCCAGATGCTCATTGCACTGGTCAGCATTGTCGGTCAGATCTGGTTCGATCTGACGCTACCGGATTACATGGCCGACATCACGCAGCTCGTGGAAACGCCAGGCAGTGAAATGAGTGATATCTGGATAGCGGGCGGCAAAATGCTGCTCGTCTCGCTCGGATCGGTGGCGTGCGCGGTCGTCACCGGCTTCATCGCCGCGCGCGTCGGCGCGTCGTTCAGCCAACGTCTGCGCTCGCTCGAATTCAAGAAGGTGGAAAACTTCGGACCGGCGGAAATGAACCGTTTCTCCACCGCATCGCTCATCACCCGCTCCACGAACGACATCACGCAGATCCAGATGTTCGTGACCATGGGTCTGATGATGCTGGTCAAAGCGCCGATCATGGCCGTGTGGGCCGTATGTAAAATCGCGAACAAAGGCCTTGAATGGACGTTCGCCACTGGCATCGCAGTAGCCGTGCTGCTGGCGGTGATCGGCGTGATCATGAGCTTCGTCATGCCGAAGTTCAAGGCCATGCAGCGCCTGACCGACAATATCAACCTCGTGGCGCGCGAGAACCTCACCGGCCTGCGCGTGGTGCGCGCATACAACGCCGAGGAGTATCAGGAAGACAAGTTCACCGAAGCCAACAAGGAACTTACCGAGACCCAGCTGTTCACCAACCGCTCCATGGCCATCATGATGCCGTTGATGAACACCGTCATGAACGGTCTGATGCTGGCCGTCTACTGGATCGGCGCCTACCTCATCGACGCCGCCGAAGCGCTCGACAAGCTCACCACCTTCTCCAACATGGTGGTGTTCTCCAGCTACTCCATCCAGGTGATCATGAGCTTCCTGCTGCTGAGCATGGTGTTCGTGCTCTGGCCACGTGCCGACGTGTCCGCGCAGCGCGTGCTCGAAGTCATCGACACCGATCCGATGGTCGCCGACGGTGTGAAGACCGCCGGCAAGCCTGGCATGGAAGGCGAAATCGAATTCCGCAACGTGAGCTTCGCCTACCCCGATTCGCGTCAAGCTATGTTGGAAGGCGTCAATTTCACAGCCAAGAAGGGCGAAACGGTCGCATTCATCGGCTCGACCGGCTCCGGAAAATCGTCTCTCATCAACCTCGTGCCGCGCTTTTATGACGCGACGCAAGGCGAGGTTCTCGTCGACGGCGTTGACGTGCGCGACTACACGCTCAAGGCGTTGCGCGACAAGATCGGCTACGTGCCGCAGCAGTCGTTCCTGTTCAAAGGCACGATTGCCAGCAATGTCGCGTACGGAGATACGGAACGCAACGACGCCGACGTGAAGACGGCATGCGATGTCGCGCAGGCCACGGAATTCATCGACAAGAAGGACAAGAAATACGATTCCGGCATTGCACAGGGTGGTTCCAACGTGTCGGGCGGGCAGAAACAGCGCCTGTCGATCGCACGCGCCGTTTACCGTCATCCGGAAATCCTGATTTTCGACGACTCCTTCTCTGCGCTTGATTTCAAGACCGATCGCGCCGTACGCGACGCGCTCGAACGGGAAGCGAAGAATTCCACGAAACTCATCGTCGCGCAGCGCATCGGCACCATTATGAACGCCGACCGCATCATCGTGCTCGACGATGGCAAAGTCGTTGGCCAAGGTACGCACCACGAACTGCTCGACAACTGCGAAGTATACCGGCAGATCGCCGAATCGCAGTTGAGCGAAGACGAGTTGAATCGCTGAAGGGGAGGACCAACATGGCAAGAGGACCAATGGGACGCTCTCGCGGACCTGTGGAAAAGCCGAAGGATTTCGGCGGTGTGATGAGCAAACTGGCGAAATTCTGCCGTCACTACATTCCTGTGATGATTTTCGCCCTGATTCTGGGTGCAGCCGGCACGATCTGCCAGATTGTCGGACCGGACAAGCTCAAAGACATGACCAACGAGATCACGAAGGGACTGCCGGCCATGGTGCATGGCAGGCCGGTCATGAACTCGATTGATATGGATGCTGTTTCACGCATCGCATGGCTGCTTGTCGCGCTGTATGTT is a window of Bifidobacterium catenulatum DSM 16992 = JCM 1194 = LMG 11043 DNA encoding:
- a CDS encoding amino acid permease; its protein translation is MTFGNTKTEKTGTSTSGATETAHIKSVESLDQSNEMERGLKNRHVQFIAIGGTIGTGLFLGSGKSIALTGPSIIFVYIGVGLIMFLLMRAIGEMMYSDPSQHTFINFITRYLGRGWGKFAGWTYWIVLILTGMTEITAVSTYFVTFFGTFGIDLNSWKWLIELCFLVALTGINLIAVKVFGEAEFWFSMIKITLIVGLIVTAIVMLVIGFSYPATHIEGVDGTVSGATVSLTNITDGFQLAPNGWMNFFMSFQMVFFAYQLIEFVGVTVSETQNPREVLPKAVNELIMRILIFYVGALIAIMAIVPWRNFHENSDGSFGSPFIMVFKYAGLDWAAALVFFVVITAAASALNSLIYSAGRHLYQLASDSESPAMARLAEVSEHKVPAKAIVVSGCMILFSPIINAIPGISGAFVLFASAASAVVIFIYVLTMLAHHKYRQSSDFLPDGFVMPAWQVLDWIAIAFFVLVYVTLFLSADTLGSAIAGLIWLVAFGGYCLLHERFQNRDLKEALQQ
- a CDS encoding thiazole synthase, which codes for MSTENTITTAEKDFAAAPNATLDELVGTTTNTALLPEPDAHAYDEIATGDADPLILGGHKFTSRFILGSGRYDLNLIKATIENAGTQIVTMALRRCRTTENNLLDYIPKGITMLPNTSGARNAEEAVRIARLAREVCQTDFVKVEIEHEAKYLLPDNEETIKATKQLAKEGFVVMPYMFPDPIAAKRLEDAGAACVMPLGAMIGSNKGLRARDFIEVIIKNSNVPVIIDAGIGRPSQAAEAMEMGADAVMAYTAIASAGNIPLMARAFKKAIEAGREAYLSGLGKVTEDHAVPSSPTNEADYIG
- the thiF gene encoding sulfur carrier protein ThiS adenylyltransferase ThiF → MTFESSISQAQIDARQHAFDNQPDPTTLVSREEIRAALLDRHTAATQDKLDAAHVAICGCGGLGSTIAVALTRIGVGHLHLIDFDRVDMTNLNRQQYFLKDLGQYKTEALRSNLRQINPFIDITIDTVKVTDENVPMLFGNEDIICEAFDVPENKTMLVNAVLENLPNKKLVSASGMAGFRSSNLVNTRRVSKNFYFCGDGETAPVPGAGLMAPRVGVVACHEANMITRLILGEEDA
- the thiS gene encoding sulfur carrier protein ThiS, producing MIINGKEENIATPITVAELIESKGLRADRVAVELNGEIVPRTQRAQTQLKGTDTLEIVTFVQGG
- a CDS encoding aldo/keto reductase, with amino-acid sequence MMMNGELAGFTIPRLGMGTMALAIEGRPDRNTAIRTIHAGLDAGVRYLDTAWSYYLPSEPGTGTAKDLGYGEKLVRDALASWNGPRDEVLVATKTGYRRTMEVPAFVAPASDSGESDKQGAGFGVQMSDSPESDTQRRDSEGCSRRPGEERQHLQAAGSQYGWMADSRPETMIRDAKESALHLGVDTLDLLYSHGPDPAVPYEDQCGALKQLLDEGVIKYAGISRVNNEQIDLARSIIGNGLIAVQNQFSPSHPDPERTMEHCKELGLAFVCWSPLGGFLDAFDQRAYDPFREVAGNHGCSYQRVVLAWELSRYSRLFTIPSARNPQEINDSFAATELTLTPDELAMLNASVDARRG
- a CDS encoding MarR family winged helix-turn-helix transcriptional regulator, encoding MGFEEELFHELATSTWDKRSRMQQEMAKGAKGEPFAVQELYRKGPLTPSQLAASMKTTTGRVSALLSALEKKGQITRESDPDDRRVVHVNLTKAGRERAERQRESMREAICWIFSQMGERRAREFVELTEEFTTYMSLCMPGKPRPTPEEVAKAFSENTQEVA
- a CDS encoding ABC transporter ATP-binding protein — translated: MLRIVRYLSKAEIVQMLIALVSIVGQIWFDLTLPDYMADITQLVETPGSEMSDIWIAGGKMLLVSLGSVACAVVTGFIAARVGASFSQRLRSLEFKKVENFGPAEMNRFSTASLITRSTNDITQIQMFVTMGLMMLVKAPIMAVWAVCKIANKGLEWTFATGIAVAVLLAVIGVIMSFVMPKFKAMQRLTDNINLVARENLTGLRVVRAYNAEEYQEDKFTEANKELTETQLFTNRSMAIMMPLMNTVMNGLMLAVYWIGAYLIDAAEALDKLTTFSNMVVFSSYSIQVIMSFLLLSMVFVLWPRADVSAQRVLEVIDTDPMVADGVKTAGKPGMEGEIEFRNVSFAYPDSRQAMLEGVNFTAKKGETVAFIGSTGSGKSSLINLVPRFYDATQGEVLVDGVDVRDYTLKALRDKIGYVPQQSFLFKGTIASNVAYGDTERNDADVKTACDVAQATEFIDKKDKKYDSGIAQGGSNVSGGQKQRLSIARAVYRHPEILIFDDSFSALDFKTDRAVRDALEREAKNSTKLIVAQRIGTIMNADRIIVLDDGKVVGQGTHHELLDNCEVYRQIAESQLSEDELNR